In Dysgonomonadaceae bacterium zrk40, one genomic interval encodes:
- a CDS encoding DUF937 domain-containing protein, with protein sequence MDLSELLNSAIGQSIVRNVAGQLGVNENQASSAVNMAIPAILAGMTRNARSQDGAVSLNNALEKKHDGSLLENLSGMLQGHTSELQSDGDGILGHVFGKNRTAVEQGIAQKSGISLSKIGPLLAIVAPIVMAYLGKEKRQTNTGAGGLGDLLGGLLGGATQQRSSTGGGLMDMLGGILDKDGDGNPLDDLLGGFLGSRR encoded by the coding sequence ATGGATTTATCAGAATTGCTGAACAGCGCCATCGGTCAGTCGATCGTGCGCAATGTAGCCGGTCAGCTCGGCGTAAATGAAAACCAGGCTTCCAGCGCTGTCAACATGGCCATACCGGCTATCCTGGCCGGGATGACACGCAATGCACGGTCGCAGGATGGTGCCGTAAGCCTCAACAACGCGCTGGAAAAGAAGCATGATGGTTCTCTGCTGGAGAACCTATCGGGGATGCTGCAGGGCCACACATCAGAACTGCAATCGGACGGTGACGGCATATTGGGACATGTATTCGGTAAGAACCGTACCGCCGTGGAGCAGGGTATCGCGCAGAAATCGGGCATCAGCCTGAGCAAGATCGGGCCGCTGCTGGCGATCGTGGCCCCCATCGTGATGGCCTACCTGGGGAAAGAGAAACGACAGACCAACACCGGTGCCGGCGGCCTGGGTGACCTGCTGGGCGGATTGCTGGGCGGAGCCACACAACAGCGCAGTTCTACCGGCGGCGGCCTGATGGATATGCTGGGAGGCATCCTGGACAAGGATGGCGACGGCAACCCGCTGGATGATCTGCTGGGAGGCTTCCTGGGTAGCAGAAGATAG
- the miaA gene encoding tRNA (adenosine(37)-N6)-dimethylallyltransferase MiaA, with the protein MNTLLVLLGPTGVGKTEWSIRLAAAFRTPVVSADSRQIYRGMQIATAAPTAAEQQQVPHFFVGTLSPETYYSASVYEQEVLTLLEELFMQHPVVILSGGSMMYIDAVCKGMDELPTVDETLRQELQEQYKREGLDPIRQQLKIVDPVFYSQVDLKNPQRVIHALEICLMSGKPYSSLRTNPDKKRAFRIVKIGFTRDREDLYDRINRRVDAMVLEGLVEEARGFYPMRHLNALNTVGYKELFRYFDGDWSLEQAIDKIKQHSRNYARKQLTWFRRDNAVHWVNLTDKEQDVLELASSLLEREQ; encoded by the coding sequence ATGAACACCCTGCTCGTGCTGCTTGGCCCCACGGGCGTGGGAAAGACTGAATGGAGCATCCGCCTGGCAGCAGCCTTCCGGACGCCGGTAGTGTCCGCCGACTCACGGCAGATTTACCGCGGCATGCAGATTGCCACGGCAGCACCAACAGCTGCAGAGCAGCAACAGGTTCCACATTTCTTTGTGGGAACCCTATCCCCGGAAACCTATTACAGTGCAAGCGTCTATGAGCAGGAGGTGCTCACGCTCCTTGAGGAGCTCTTCATGCAACACCCGGTGGTGATTCTCTCGGGTGGGTCGATGATGTATATCGATGCGGTATGCAAAGGGATGGATGAGTTGCCCACGGTGGATGAGACCTTGCGACAGGAACTGCAGGAACAATACAAGCGGGAGGGTCTGGATCCCATTCGCCAACAGTTGAAAATAGTTGATCCGGTGTTCTACAGCCAGGTAGATCTGAAAAACCCGCAGCGGGTGATTCATGCCCTTGAAATCTGTCTGATGTCCGGTAAACCCTACTCATCGCTGCGAACGAATCCCGATAAAAAGAGAGCGTTCAGGATTGTGAAGATCGGGTTCACCCGCGATCGGGAGGATTTGTACGATCGGATCAACAGGCGTGTGGATGCGATGGTACTGGAGGGGCTGGTTGAGGAGGCGCGGGGCTTTTACCCGATGCGTCATCTCAATGCACTCAACACGGTAGGATATAAAGAGCTGTTTCGTTATTTCGATGGCGACTGGAGCCTGGAACAGGCGATCGACAAGATCAAGCAACATTCACGCAACTATGCCCGCAAGCAACTCACCTGGTTCAGGCGAGACAATGCGGTTCACTGGGTGAACCTCACTGATAAGGAGCAGGATGTGTTGGAATTGGCATCGTCATTGTTGGAGAGGGAGCAGTGA
- the purE gene encoding 5-(carboxyamino)imidazole ribonucleotide mutase: MKPLVSIIMGSTSDLPVMDKAAQFLNEMEIPFEINALSAHRTPEEVEKFAKGAAERGIKVIIAAAGMAAHLPGVIASMTTLPVIGVPIKASLEGLDALLAIVQMPPGIPVATVGINGSLNAAILALQIIATGEETAQQKLTAYKENLKKKITQANEELANVSYKYKTN, encoded by the coding sequence ATGAAACCATTGGTAAGCATCATCATGGGCAGCACTTCCGACCTGCCCGTCATGGATAAAGCAGCACAGTTCCTCAACGAGATGGAGATTCCTTTCGAGATCAACGCCCTCTCTGCACACCGCACACCCGAAGAGGTGGAGAAGTTTGCCAAGGGTGCCGCAGAAAGAGGCATCAAAGTGATCATTGCCGCTGCAGGCATGGCAGCACACCTCCCGGGTGTGATTGCCTCGATGACCACACTCCCGGTGATTGGGGTACCCATCAAAGCCTCACTGGAGGGTCTCGATGCCCTGCTGGCCATCGTGCAGATGCCTCCCGGCATCCCCGTAGCCACCGTAGGCATCAACGGCTCACTTAATGCGGCCATCCTGGCACTGCAGATCATCGCCACCGGTGAGGAGACGGCACAACAGAAGCTGACAGCCTACAAGGAGAACCTGAAGAAGAAGATCACACAAGCCAACGAGGAGCTGGCGAATGTCTCTTACAAGTACAAAACAAACTGA
- a CDS encoding dihydrofolate reductase yields the protein MKKIIYMLTSLFLLGACNQGNQTGSTPVDDGIDSTFEYKVDRFADIEILRYPVPGFNSLSLQQKELIYYLSQAALEGRDILWDQHNRYNLTIRRVCEGVYENYMGNKSSDEWKQFETYLKQIWMANGIHHHYSEDKIMPQFTQDYFVTLVKSVDPGRMPFRDGMAADETLNEILPVMFDPAVMPKRMSQTPGSDIVATSAVNFYEGVTQQEVEAFYNAMKDPADETPISYGLNSKVTKIDGQVTEQVWKLGGMYDKAIERIIGWLEKAAAVAENDHQKEVITLLIDYYRSGDLQTFDDYSVKWVTDTHSRVDFINGFIENYTDPLGLKASWEAMVNFKSEEASKRTQTISDNAQWFEDNSPIDDRFKKEEVKGVSAKVITAAILGGDTYPATPIGINLPNADWIRRDHGSKSVTIDNITYAYTKAAEGNGFNEEFMWSDSERQLAKQYGSLTDNLHTDLHECLGHGSGKLLPGVSSDVLQAYGSPLEETRADLFALYYLADPKLVELGLLPDGEAYKAEYYSYIMNGAMTQLTRIQPGKDIEQAHMRNRALISRWVIEKGSNEKVVELTQKEGKTYVVVNDYEKLRALFGELLAEVQRIKSEGDFEAGKQLVESYGVKVDPTLHQEVLTRYEALNLAPYKGFVNPVYKLVTDDEGKVTDVTISYDENYVNQQLRYSRQYSVLPLKN from the coding sequence ATGAAGAAAATAATCTACATGCTCACATCACTCTTCCTGCTGGGTGCCTGCAACCAGGGCAACCAGACCGGCAGCACGCCGGTCGACGACGGCATCGATTCCACCTTCGAGTACAAGGTTGATCGCTTCGCCGACATCGAGATCCTGCGTTACCCCGTACCGGGATTCAACAGCCTCTCCCTTCAGCAGAAGGAGCTGATCTATTATCTCTCACAGGCTGCCCTGGAGGGACGCGACATCCTCTGGGACCAGCACAACCGCTACAACCTCACCATCCGCCGCGTCTGCGAGGGGGTGTATGAAAACTACATGGGCAACAAGTCGTCCGATGAGTGGAAACAGTTCGAGACCTACCTGAAACAGATCTGGATGGCAAACGGCATCCACCACCACTACTCGGAAGACAAGATCATGCCGCAGTTCACACAGGACTACTTCGTCACACTTGTCAAAAGCGTCGACCCGGGGCGGATGCCCTTCCGCGACGGGATGGCTGCCGATGAGACCCTCAACGAGATCCTACCGGTGATGTTCGACCCGGCAGTGATGCCCAAACGAATGAGCCAGACTCCCGGCAGCGACATCGTGGCCACCTCGGCGGTCAACTTCTACGAGGGGGTGACCCAGCAGGAGGTGGAAGCATTCTATAATGCGATGAAGGATCCGGCGGACGAGACGCCGATCTCCTACGGACTCAACAGCAAGGTGACCAAGATCGACGGTCAGGTGACCGAACAGGTCTGGAAGCTGGGCGGCATGTACGACAAGGCGATTGAACGGATCATCGGATGGCTGGAGAAAGCGGCTGCCGTGGCCGAGAACGACCACCAGAAGGAGGTAATCACCCTGCTGATCGACTACTATCGCAGCGGCGACCTGCAAACGTTCGACGACTACTCGGTGAAATGGGTGACCGACACCCACTCGCGCGTTGATTTCATCAACGGCTTCATCGAGAACTATACCGACCCGCTCGGCCTGAAAGCCTCCTGGGAGGCGATGGTCAACTTCAAAAGCGAGGAGGCTTCCAAGCGAACCCAAACCATCAGCGACAATGCCCAGTGGTTCGAAGACAACTCTCCCATCGACGACCGCTTCAAGAAGGAAGAGGTGAAAGGGGTCTCCGCCAAAGTGATCACAGCCGCCATCCTCGGCGGCGACACCTACCCTGCCACTCCCATCGGCATCAACCTGCCCAATGCCGACTGGATCAGACGTGACCATGGCTCCAAGTCGGTCACCATCGACAACATCACCTACGCCTACACCAAGGCTGCCGAAGGCAACGGCTTCAACGAGGAGTTCATGTGGAGCGACAGCGAACGGCAGTTGGCAAAGCAATATGGCTCCCTGACCGACAACCTCCACACCGACCTGCACGAGTGCCTGGGCCACGGCTCCGGCAAGCTGCTGCCGGGCGTCAGCAGCGACGTGCTGCAAGCCTACGGTTCTCCGCTCGAAGAGACACGTGCCGACCTGTTCGCACTCTACTACCTGGCCGACCCGAAGCTGGTGGAGCTGGGGCTGCTGCCCGACGGTGAGGCCTACAAGGCTGAGTACTACTCCTACATCATGAACGGGGCGATGACACAGCTCACACGCATCCAGCCGGGTAAAGACATTGAACAGGCCCATATGCGCAACAGGGCGCTGATCTCCCGCTGGGTGATCGAGAAGGGCAGCAATGAGAAGGTGGTCGAGCTGACACAAAAGGAGGGTAAAACCTATGTGGTGGTGAACGACTACGAGAAGCTTCGCGCACTGTTCGGCGAACTGTTGGCCGAGGTGCAGCGGATCAAGTCGGAAGGCGACTTTGAAGCCGGCAAGCAGCTGGTGGAGAGCTACGGCGTGAAGGTAGACCCCACGCTGCACCAAGAGGTGCTGACCCGCTATGAGGCGCTCAACCTGGCCCCCTACAAAGGGTTTGTAAACCCGGTATACAAGCTGGTGACCGACGACGAAGGCAAGGTAACCGATGTCACCATCTCCTACGATGAGAACTATGTGAACCAGCAACTGCGCTACTCACGCCAGTACTCGGTGCTACCGCTGAAAAACTAA
- the rpoN gene encoding RNA polymerase factor sigma-54, with amino-acid sequence MALKQQQELKQTQRLSPLQMQVIKLVELNTVEVEDRIKQEVEDNPALDTGNDDSLNDKEQDEQEPGDEITQDEIMLGDYLSEEEIPDFHINQRDRKNEPNFVEISYYDDMSLIDSLQEQLSLLDLDERRHTIATYIIGNLDENGYLQRELQAIADDLLFQQQMEVTTLQLEDLLYEIQELDPAGVGARNLQECLLLQLARKEPTQAVKLAETILSDYFEEFSRKHYDKIIQLLSISQDELRDAIEEITSLNPKPGNSMGGALQTAMNNITPDFLVDTFNGQVTIHLNNSNIPSLKVNNSFSEMLKGYQENRQSMSADNKQAMLFMKQKVDSAKWFIDAVKQRQNTLERTMEAIVKLQYDFFLNEDESQLKPMVLKDVAERTGFDISTVSRVSNSKYVQTNNGIYPLKYFFSEAMQTTEGEDISSREVKKILKESIEAENPGRPLTDDQLTQILNEKGYLIARRTVAKYREQLNIPVSRLRKKI; translated from the coding sequence ATGGCGCTGAAACAGCAACAGGAACTAAAACAAACGCAGCGGCTTTCTCCCCTCCAGATGCAGGTGATCAAGCTGGTGGAGCTCAACACCGTGGAGGTGGAAGATCGAATCAAACAGGAGGTGGAGGATAATCCCGCTCTGGATACAGGAAATGATGACTCGTTGAACGATAAGGAGCAGGATGAGCAGGAGCCGGGCGATGAGATCACGCAGGATGAGATCATGCTGGGTGATTACCTCTCGGAGGAGGAGATCCCCGATTTTCACATCAATCAGCGGGATCGTAAGAATGAACCCAATTTCGTGGAGATCAGCTACTACGACGACATGTCGTTGATCGACTCCCTCCAGGAACAGCTCAGCCTTCTCGATCTGGACGAGAGACGCCACACCATCGCCACCTACATCATCGGCAATCTCGATGAAAACGGTTACCTGCAACGCGAACTGCAGGCTATTGCTGACGACCTGCTGTTTCAGCAACAGATGGAGGTGACAACACTGCAACTGGAGGACCTGCTCTACGAAATACAGGAACTGGATCCCGCCGGCGTGGGGGCACGCAACCTGCAGGAATGCCTGCTGCTGCAACTGGCAAGAAAAGAACCCACCCAGGCGGTGAAACTGGCAGAAACCATCCTATCCGATTATTTTGAAGAATTTTCCCGGAAGCATTACGACAAGATCATCCAGCTGCTGAGCATCTCACAGGATGAGCTCAGGGATGCCATTGAGGAGATCACCTCTCTCAATCCCAAACCGGGAAACTCCATGGGGGGTGCCTTGCAGACTGCCATGAACAACATCACACCCGATTTTCTGGTCGACACCTTCAACGGTCAGGTCACCATTCACCTCAACAACAGCAACATCCCGAGCCTGAAAGTGAACAACAGCTTCTCCGAGATGCTCAAAGGGTATCAGGAGAACAGGCAGAGCATGTCGGCCGACAACAAACAGGCGATGCTCTTCATGAAGCAGAAGGTCGATTCGGCAAAATGGTTTATCGATGCAGTGAAGCAACGCCAGAATACCCTGGAGCGAACCATGGAGGCTATCGTGAAACTACAGTATGATTTCTTCCTGAACGAAGATGAATCGCAGCTCAAACCGATGGTGCTGAAAGATGTGGCGGAACGAACAGGTTTTGATATCTCCACCGTCTCACGGGTGAGCAACAGCAAGTATGTGCAGACCAACAATGGCATTTACCCCCTGAAGTATTTCTTCTCAGAAGCAATGCAAACAACTGAAGGTGAAGATATATCATCGAGAGAAGTAAAGAAGATACTCAAAGAGAGCATCGAGGCGGAGAACCCCGGACGACCGTTGACCGACGACCAGCTCACGCAGATCCTGAACGAAAAAGGGTATCTGATTGCCCGCCGCACCGTGGCAAAATACCGTGAACAATTGAACATTCCTGTCTCACGTTTGCGAAAAAAAATATAA
- a CDS encoding NAD(P)-binding domain-containing protein produces the protein MKKILIAYRLKPEGLKELEGRYEVTLPTDKSHFSREEVLEMIPDYEVLVPSFGFFTDREIMERGVKLELIANYGVGYNNIDVACATEKGIVVTNIPNTTREPTAEFAFGLLLAAGRRIGYYDRKLRSPEGVSWGVYAEAGLPVYGKRLGIIGMGRIGQSLARRALASGMEIVYHNRNRLDESIEKLYQARWLTLDELLSSSDYISLNAPSTPETYHMIGERELAMMKSTAVFINTARGNMVDERALATALSDKRIWAAALDVYEEEPHILPELLTLDNVVLAPHAGTKTLEDRILMSEEMVRNIIGYYEGAYSISKVN, from the coding sequence ATGAAAAAAATATTGATAGCCTATCGATTGAAGCCGGAGGGATTGAAAGAGCTGGAGGGGCGCTATGAGGTGACCCTTCCCACAGATAAGTCTCATTTCAGCAGGGAAGAGGTACTGGAGATGATTCCGGACTATGAGGTGCTGGTTCCAAGCTTTGGCTTCTTTACCGACCGTGAGATCATGGAGAGAGGGGTAAAGCTGGAGCTGATCGCCAACTATGGGGTGGGGTATAACAACATTGATGTGGCATGTGCCACCGAGAAAGGGATCGTAGTGACAAACATTCCCAACACCACGCGTGAACCGACAGCCGAGTTCGCCTTTGGCCTATTGTTGGCCGCGGGCCGCCGCATCGGTTATTACGACCGTAAGCTGCGGAGTCCGGAGGGTGTCAGCTGGGGAGTCTATGCCGAGGCAGGCTTGCCGGTCTACGGCAAGCGTTTGGGCATCATTGGCATGGGGCGTATCGGTCAGTCGCTCGCGCGCCGTGCCCTGGCTTCCGGCATGGAGATTGTCTATCACAACCGCAATCGGCTGGATGAGTCGATAGAGAAGCTATACCAGGCACGATGGCTCACCCTGGATGAGCTGCTGAGCAGCTCCGACTATATCTCGTTGAATGCACCCTCCACCCCCGAGACCTATCACATGATCGGTGAAAGGGAGTTGGCCATGATGAAGTCCACCGCCGTTTTCATCAATACCGCACGTGGCAACATGGTGGATGAACGGGCACTGGCGACAGCACTCAGTGATAAACGCATCTGGGCGGCCGCTCTGGATGTCTACGAAGAGGAGCCGCACATCCTGCCGGAACTGCTGACACTTGACAACGTGGTGCTGGCTCCCCATGCAGGTACCAAGACCCTGGAAGATCGGATCCTCATGTCGGAGGAGATGGTGCGCAACATCATCGGCTACTACGAAGGAGCTTATTCCATATCCAAAGTAAACTGA
- a CDS encoding bifunctional folylpolyglutamate synthase/dihydrofolate synthase, translating into MTYEETLDYLYNQMPEYQRIGERAYKVGLDNSLALDRIFGHPHRQYKTIHVAGTNGKGSTSHLLAAILQESGYRVGLYTSPHLTDFRERIRVNGEMIDKAFVVDFTEQYREQFEPVMPSFFELTMEMAFLWFAKQKVDVAVIETGLGGRLDSTNIITPVLSIITNIGLDHMKFLGDTLPQIAAEKAGIIKPGVPVVIGEKGNQEVEREFRNRAASVQAPIHFAEEEINDLSAVRAGSRWIFNAREYPSIVCDLGGFAQQKNARTLLTAVALLQEGGLSIPRDAVYRGFSKVISLTGLRGRWQQLQEKPKIICDIAHNAHGLHDVKEQLESEQYKQLHMVFGMANDKDTGSVLSLLPTEARYYFTRASVERALDEQLLREQAVGYDLKGECFGSVAEAVAAAMKNADENDLIFIGGSSFVVADTLPLFD; encoded by the coding sequence ATGACCTACGAAGAGACCCTCGATTACCTTTACAACCAGATGCCCGAATACCAGCGCATCGGTGAACGGGCCTACAAGGTGGGGCTGGACAACAGCCTCGCCCTCGACCGCATTTTCGGACACCCCCACAGGCAGTACAAAACCATCCACGTGGCCGGCACCAACGGCAAGGGCTCCACCTCGCACCTGCTGGCTGCGATCCTACAGGAGTCGGGATACAGGGTGGGCCTCTACACCTCACCCCATCTGACCGACTTCCGCGAACGGATCCGCGTGAACGGTGAGATGATCGACAAAGCCTTTGTGGTCGATTTCACCGAACAGTACCGGGAGCAGTTCGAGCCGGTGATGCCCTCCTTCTTCGAGCTGACCATGGAGATGGCCTTCCTCTGGTTTGCCAAACAAAAGGTGGATGTCGCCGTGATCGAAACGGGACTGGGGGGACGGCTCGACAGCACCAACATCATCACGCCGGTACTGAGCATCATCACCAACATCGGCCTCGACCACATGAAATTCCTGGGCGATACGCTCCCCCAAATCGCAGCTGAAAAGGCAGGCATCATCAAGCCGGGAGTGCCGGTGGTGATCGGTGAGAAAGGGAATCAGGAGGTGGAGAGGGAGTTTCGTAACAGGGCGGCTTCGGTGCAGGCTCCCATTCACTTTGCGGAGGAGGAAATCAATGATCTTTCCGCTGTGAGAGCAGGTTCCCGCTGGATCTTCAACGCCCGCGAATACCCCTCAATAGTTTGTGATCTGGGGGGATTCGCACAACAGAAGAATGCCCGCACCCTGCTTACAGCAGTCGCATTGCTGCAGGAAGGCGGATTGTCCATCCCACGCGATGCAGTGTACCGCGGGTTCTCGAAGGTGATCTCCCTTACCGGCTTGCGGGGACGCTGGCAGCAACTGCAGGAGAAGCCGAAAATAATCTGTGACATTGCCCACAATGCCCATGGACTGCATGATGTGAAGGAACAACTGGAATCGGAACAATATAAACAACTGCATATGGTGTTCGGGATGGCGAACGATAAGGATACCGGAAGTGTATTGTCGTTGCTGCCCACAGAGGCACGATACTATTTCACCCGTGCATCAGTGGAGCGGGCACTCGACGAACAGCTGCTGCGGGAGCAGGCAGTTGGATATGATTTGAAGGGTGAGTGCTTCGGGAGTGTGGCGGAAGCGGTGGCGGCGGCCATGAAAAACGCCGATGAAAATGATCTCATCTTCATCGGCGGCAGCTCCTTTGTGGTGGCAGATACACTGCCACTCTTCGACTGA
- a CDS encoding thymidylate synthase, translating into MKQYHDLLRRVLDEGVEKEDRTGTGTISIFGHQSRFRMSNGFPVLTTKKLHLKSIIHELLWFLKGDTNIKYLNDHGVRIWNEWAGEDGNLGHIYGYQWRSWPDYNGGHIDQISEVVETLKKNPDSRRIIVSSWNVADIPHMNLPPCHAFFQFYVAEGKLSLQLYQRSADIFLGVPFNIASYALLLKMMAQVTGLQEGDFVHTFGDAHIYRNHLEQVKLQLSRELRPLPQMMINPDVKDIFGFRYEDFELTGYDPHPHIRGEVAV; encoded by the coding sequence ATGAAACAATATCACGATTTATTGCGGCGGGTGCTCGATGAGGGAGTGGAAAAGGAGGATCGCACCGGCACCGGTACCATCAGCATATTCGGTCACCAGAGCCGCTTCCGGATGAGCAACGGCTTTCCGGTGCTGACCACCAAGAAACTACACCTCAAGTCGATCATCCATGAACTGCTCTGGTTCCTGAAGGGTGACACCAACATCAAATACCTGAACGACCATGGCGTGCGCATCTGGAACGAATGGGCCGGCGAGGATGGGAACCTGGGACATATCTACGGTTACCAGTGGCGCTCCTGGCCCGATTACAACGGCGGCCATATCGACCAGATCAGCGAGGTGGTGGAGACGCTGAAAAAGAACCCCGATTCGCGGCGCATCATCGTCAGCTCCTGGAATGTGGCCGATATCCCCCACATGAACCTCCCCCCCTGCCATGCATTCTTTCAGTTCTACGTGGCCGAGGGGAAGCTGAGCCTCCAGCTCTACCAGCGCAGTGCCGACATCTTCCTGGGGGTTCCCTTCAACATCGCCTCCTACGCGCTGCTGTTGAAGATGATGGCACAGGTCACCGGGTTGCAGGAGGGCGACTTCGTCCACACCTTCGGTGATGCCCACATCTACCGCAACCACCTGGAGCAGGTGAAGTTGCAGTTGAGCCGCGAGCTACGCCCGCTGCCGCAGATGATGATCAACCCCGACGTGAAGGATATCTTCGGCTTCCGCTACGAGGATTTCGAGCTGACAGGCTACGATCCCCATCCCCATATCAGAGGAGAGGTTGCCGTATGA
- the gcvH gene encoding glycine cleavage system protein GcvH translates to MNFPDNLKYSSDHEWVRVEGNEAFVGITDFAQDELGEIVYVDVSSEGENLSQGEVFGSIEAVKTVSDLMMPLSGEVLEVNAKLDNAPELVNSDPFGEGWIIRVAMKDAAELDQLMSAAAYKEFTGK, encoded by the coding sequence ATGAATTTTCCCGACAACCTGAAGTATTCCTCCGACCATGAATGGGTGCGCGTGGAAGGAAATGAAGCCTTTGTTGGCATCACCGATTTTGCACAAGATGAACTGGGCGAGATCGTTTACGTGGATGTATCTTCCGAAGGTGAGAACCTTTCGCAAGGCGAGGTCTTTGGCAGCATCGAAGCTGTGAAAACCGTTTCAGACCTGATGATGCCTCTTTCAGGGGAAGTGCTGGAAGTGAATGCCAAGCTCGACAATGCTCCGGAACTGGTCAACAGTGATCCCTTTGGTGAGGGATGGATTATCCGGGTAGCCATGAAAGATGCTGCTGAGCTCGATCAACTGATGAGTGCCGCCGCCTACAAGGAGTTCACAGGCAAGTAA
- a CDS encoding dihydrofolate reductase, whose protein sequence is MHPRKPIALIAALDEENAIGRNGDLLCNLPNDLKHFKQITQGHRVIMGRRTYESLPKGALPNRTNIVITSDQAENYPGCIVVRSLEGALDHCLEDETAFVIGGGMLYRATLPLAERLYITRIHHTFPDADTFFPEITATAWETTTKEHHAADEKHPFPYTFITYAKRG, encoded by the coding sequence ATGCATCCACGCAAACCCATCGCACTGATCGCTGCACTGGACGAAGAGAACGCCATCGGACGCAACGGTGATCTGCTCTGCAACCTGCCCAACGACCTGAAGCATTTCAAACAAATCACCCAGGGCCACAGGGTCATCATGGGGCGCAGGACCTACGAGTCGCTGCCCAAGGGAGCACTCCCCAACCGCACCAACATCGTCATCACATCCGATCAGGCAGAGAATTATCCCGGTTGCATCGTGGTCCGCTCGCTGGAAGGGGCACTCGATCATTGCCTTGAAGATGAAACGGCATTTGTGATCGGCGGGGGGATGCTCTATCGTGCCACCCTTCCCCTGGCAGAGAGACTTTACATCACCCGCATCCACCATACCTTTCCCGATGCAGATACCTTTTTCCCGGAGATCACCGCAACTGCGTGGGAAACAACCACAAAGGAACATCATGCGGCAGATGAGAAACATCCTTTTCCCTATACCTTCATAACCTATGCGAAGCGAGGATGA